The sequence below is a genomic window from Haematobia irritans isolate KBUSLIRL chromosome 3, ASM5000362v1, whole genome shotgun sequence.
GGGCCTTAATAGATCCCGCTTCGGAATCATCCTTTATTACGGAAGGATTGCGGAACCGACTTGGACTGAGTACGTCTTCGACTTCGGCTACAATTTCTGGTGTGAATCAAAGTGTTTCGATCACGTCGAGAGAACTTTGTTCACTTTGCATTGGTACCCCACTAGACGAGTCGCTCCTACTGGAGACTACAGCGTACGTTCTCCCGAACATTTCCGGCAACCTGCCATCTTTTTCTCTAGATCGTGACATTGTGTCTAGTATGCCAAATCTACGTTTGGCTGaccccaatttatttgtttgtcgtcCTGTTGATCTGCTTTTGGGCGCGGATCTTTATCCGAAAATTGTGTTGGAGGGTACGCGAACGAATATTTTGGGATCATTACTAGCACAAAACACAGTCTTCGGCTGGGTTGTCACGGGTCCTATCCCTTCCTCGAATATTTCTGTCTACACGACTACTGTGGACCTCTCCAAGGAAAATGGTCTTCACGAGACACTTCTCCGCACTTTGGGAACTAGAAGAGCTTCCCCGACGTCCTCTCTTATCTGATTTAGATAAGTTTTGCGAGGAAAATTATAAAACGACATCCCGACGGTATTCTGAGTGAAGATACTCTTCCtcttgaaaattatttcttcgGACAAATCGGAAAGCAAGGACGGCCTGGCTGAcacaatttcttcgaaattaggCATCCCTCTTGTGAAAACCATGAATTAAGACGATTCACCACGACTTTGTCCGGGGGTATATACAGTTATACCATATGAGGCCAGTTTAGGTTACGcctacaaatgaaaatttgttatcTGCCTTATCGCCGGTCATCCACCgatagaaagacaatttgacTTCGATTGGTTTTCACTGCCttgaatgacatttttacaCGTCGGTCCGACTCAACAATCAGACTTGTTTCTCCTCGTTTTGAGGTGGAGGTTGTATAAATTCGTATACAATTGCGATATCACACAGATGTATacagacatatatatgttgaccCGTCCTAGACATTTCTGCATTGAATACAGTTAAGATATtctctgcaaaatattatccggaACTTTTAGTTACAGACAGTGACTTGGACAACTTTTGCATTTGGCTGACGACACGGAGAATGGGTTTCCTCTTTATGTACAAGTCCTACGGAAGAGCATGTACGTTGACGACGTATTGACGGGGTACCATAATTTGAATAATGCGTCTGGTTCAAGGGGCAATATACACCATAATTCTGAGCTGTCTTCTCACATAGAGCGCGACGCTATTTTACCACTActggttttgacaatgggattatGTGGAATGCTTTACAGGTCACGCCTTGATGATAACCCACGGTTATATTTACAAACCTGTCTGCTTTTCTACGAAAGCGGTAACTTTACATGCTACTTTTGATTTGTCCACGACATTCTCGACGAGAACTATTACTCCCCACTACGTGGAAATTATGTCGTATTCGCGATGTTCATCCGGGTACTAACGGTCGTCGTTTGTTCAAATGGATTACATCCTTGTCTTTTAGGGAGTTAACATAGGTCTATCTGTCGCGTTATGCTCGCGTCCTCCCTAGTTTTTGTTACGTGAAAAATCTTTGGGTTGATGGCCGCGTTCGAATCGCAATAGATCGGACTACAAGTTGTAAGGCGACCTACGGTTTCTGGTCACCCTGACCATTATGTTAATTTGGTTTTCCGTTCCgaaatctttctatattttcatagaTAGAAAACATAGCAAAGATGGCTGCTACCCTTCCAGAGTCTGAGGACGACGTCCCCATGTTGGATGAGGAACGGGAGATTAATTCTAGCATCGCACCCCTTGCCGATGAACATACCATCAGTACGACTACTGATTCTGCCATTCTGGCCGACAATGTTGCAACAGCAACCAATAAAAAACCGTTGACGACGGCTTCTGGGGTTCCTCCAGGAGAATTGTTTGTGGCTTCGCCACCCCATATCACACTTGGGTGTAAGGTAGTCTTCAACTGCCTTCTGACTTTACGAGTCCTCGACACCCGGctcttccgagtcaaatttatttgaaatttaaaaatcgatcggGCTTAACGAGTCCATTTACGATCGCGTGCTTGACGAGCACATttgtaaatatgaatttgtttttgaaaaaatgaaacATGAATTGGAAACcataacaagagaaaaaaagaattgaactaaaataaaatgctcATTTTTGTTAACTGAAATGTACATTCTGTATACTTTCACTATTTCCTTATTGaacatgtaaatattatttaacttattcttaaattttgcaacatggctggatgttgcaaggcgggcggcaatgtttaagttcaaatgccgtttttttagctttgttcagtcatataatcattttcaagtgtaacccctccgttaggatttgtctatgcctttttctgcctttcggtacgaaaataaggacattttctaacgtcaaatgtcatcaacccccgcctttcggcatccaagctttttgtcattctctttgagactctctcgcttctacgaaggtaaatattgtttgacgaacaataatttattaaataaagcccatacattttggttcaaattctaaaccagtgcctttttatttcttttctacttttatgccacgCAATCAATTATATTTGTGAGTAAatacaatttgtttttgttagtaTTAGAATTTCATAATTTGCATTaatatattctatatttttttgttggcaCTAtgtgatgtttttatttttcttttctctttTTTCACTCATAAGAACTATTATTTAAGTTCGATATTTTTGATATGTGAGCATCTGGTTTGTGTTGGTATCAcattttcttttctaaattaaatttttttctaatttttggtttattttattctattccACAACTGTAGGGAATTTTTTGTATGCATACACTGTTATTAGTTGATTGCCACCTTAATTCTCCatcataatttatttataatcatcAAACActcttttaaagatttttatttaaaagaagggaaaaaacacaaaacacgaattaaaaaaaaaaacatcaatgaTCGTTGCTAGTACCGTTTATCGACCGCTTTTTTACCGGTTACTCGCCACGGAGTGCGTAGACCCGTTTGCTATTTTCAAATCTCTTTTTTCAAGTTCAAAATACCGAGAGTTGTTCTATTGCATGTTTTAATGTATGCTGcccgtgtgtgcgtgtgtgagtTTGTGTGAATGGTtatgagtttgttttttttaattcaccaaagtctaagaattgaaactccaAAAACGAGTTATTATTATAAACCTTTTGCCACAAACGACGTTGATTGActgttaaattttgcactaaacttcaaagaaaattacaattacaaacagatggatggacggacagacagacataataCTACATACACACAGACACTCTCTCTGGGTAGAAAGAACCGAATGAACAAACGAGTGAGCGAGCTAACTGACTGCCAGAAAGACAGTCATACAGTGATATAGACAAAACCGAAAGACAATCGGACAGACGAATGCAGTATGCAGTTTGAGACTAAAATTCGCTTGCATTTATCGAcgtcgacaacaacaacaaccgtaATAACAAAGAGAAATGCAACCACCCGGTTTATATGAAAAGCGCAACAACACCGCTATACCAGTTCCCATTGTCTGTCAGTAGGTGCTCTCACATTATTAATagatctgtttttgtttttgtttctgtttCATTCATAATTTTCTAGTTTTGTCTCTCACTCTTGTATCTTGCAATACCTTGATACACAGCGGGAATTCATATAATTCCCCCACTTTCTATATACCAacaaatacatatgtatatatgtacacccagaaaaaagtactttcgaaaataaataaaaaaatttcatcaatttaGCCATTTTGTTTACATTGATTTCTTCTTAACTAAAATCagttttcctcaaatttagtaaaaattcctataacgACGATAAATCTGACCATACCGTGACGATAAATCTGACCGATACACACTACATTCGGCacacttacccagcaaaaaagcgtcaccaaaaaagtaatgaaaatgttctttttggatccggaagtggtgtgcaaaattgacgcagaagcgatgaaattaacatgggcttgtcataggacggaagtcctccatttcaacagcctatGCACTGAATTTCTTTAGAtgtaatccgaattcaatgttttggatgtaaattaaaaaaaatctgtgatattttgttaaaaaaataatttgtataatttttttataattttcaacgcttgtctgaaacgtttgacctcaaatattttcaaaaatgcacaattttttcagattgtatttagcattttttttttgacaaaatttcactaatttgtaccattttatgaattcttaaactgtttttaaccaatttgaaacaaaaaagttaaaattacctattaaaaatatgaaaaatgtatgttataaaaaattgaatgaaaataacttcctgtgtagttaaaataaagaacatgatttggagtacatcttctggaagtgtttttaaagttgtgcctttggaagaacttccaaattttttttgctgggtatttatagactcaaaatacctctaggttttgaATTTCTGATAAATCTGATAAAAAATAgccgtttctagaagcccaaatagTCAAAAAGTCAAATCAGAAGATCGGGctttatggggctatatcaaaatatggaccaaatcACACCATACttggcacacttatttatgcacCCAAAATACCTGTCGATtttcaaattcaggcaaatcggataaaaattgcggtgttatatcaaaatctgaaccaatattgctcatcttcgaacttgacctcactgcagacaaaagacgagtttgtgcaaagtttcacctcgatagcttcattattgaaggctgtagcgtgattgcaacataCAGACGGGCTTTGTTATATAGTTTTAGAATTTCTGCCTGGTCAAACATATTGTACCCCATTGCCATCCTATGATCCGAAATGTGAAGGCCATATGTTATCGAAATCCGATGATAAGTAATTCCAAAATATAGCAGTTTGTAACCAACAAAATAATCGTGTTAgccgaaaatttatatcttaaATTGGCCAACAATTTATATCTTCAACGCCGATGGTAATAACGGTCAATAGTCGCTCTCCGTTCGAATTcattggggtcaaaataaagacagtattgaagacgTGCcacgacaaacatttcggccgaagaccatcgcactcagcccgcttcaaccaagaatggcttaaaaaggaagTTCGTCGGTTTTCTGCCGCACAATGGCCCCCAAAATCTCCGAATATCACTCcgatggacttttgcgcctatATGTAAGATTTCTTCAgtgggagtcaccgtggtgcattggtttacatgtccgccttgcatataaagggtcatgggttcaatcgcaGTTTCGAACAAGCACCAAAATTTTGTAAGCGGTGGATTGTTGTCTTCCTACTGGTGACTCCTCTGAGTGTATCAAACTTCTctaaagtggtttcaccgtaacGTGCTCACGGTTTtcactcgtgtcaaaaataatctactaaaatttgaaaaaaaatgtatcaaaactctatcaaatttaaaaaatcttagtttgaagtcttcaaatttaaaaaatcttagttTGAAGTCTTTGATATTAGCGACAATTTCTTGGgtgtatttatttctatagaaaattttgtcaacattttatttctatagaaaattttgtcaaaattttatttctatagaaaattttctcaaaattgtatttatatagaaaattttgtcaaaattttatttctttagaaaattttctcaaaattttatttctatagaaaatgttgtcataattttatttctatagaaaaaattgtcaaaattttagaaaattttgtcaaaaatttatttctatagaatatttggtcctatttttatttctattgtcaaaattttatttccgtagaaaattttgtcaaaattttatttctataaaaaatttggtcatattt
It includes:
- the LOC142231169 gene encoding uncharacterized protein LOC142231169, whose protein sequence is MSSTPAFRHPSFLSFSLRLSRFYEGKGYANQQQQQTIDDHHPLRGIFNLLHINIIILSTTKIENIAKMAATLPESEDDVPMLDEEREINSSIAPLADEHTISTTTDSAILADNVATATNKKPLTTASGVPPGELFVASPPHITLGCKVVFNCLLTLRVLDTRLFRVKFI